A section of the Trichoplusia ni isolate ovarian cell line Hi5 unplaced genomic scaffold, tn1 tig00002898, whole genome shotgun sequence genome encodes:
- the LOC113507561 gene encoding LOW QUALITY PROTEIN: serine/threonine-protein kinase PRP4 homolog (The sequence of the model RefSeq protein was modified relative to this genomic sequence to represent the inferred CDS: inserted 1 base in 1 codon), which produces MKSKSRRSKYSDHKYHQVESKTPPLPTRKSKENSNKSIISTKRKPHHESSPELENTHVESEDEETIIEQRRQQRKQLLAKLSVTNDRSSTSDNEVIKNDTSTEDKQKTIKGIQINENNVSKQVTDMFSEKDEFESNGTNNNVNRSNNESNLNLTDNWDDSDGYYNIRIGDVINNRYTIKNILGQGVFANVVRAQDNIEGNDYVAIKIVRNNDLMYRTSLKEIAILKELKLADPDNKYHCVQFFGHFMHKGHLCLLLESLHMDLRAVIKKYGKHHGINMKALMSYSRQLLLALRLLKKIGIIHADIKPDNILVNEKKNVLKLCDFGSATKIDDNEPTPYLVSRFYRAPEIILGIPYKHGVDVWSAACTIFEMATGKILFTGSSNNKMLKCFMDVKGKFSSKLIRRGKFKDQHFNYNNNFLLHXKDEFTGREKVVELSNINVSRDLLYELKKSYKNVTVHEEKKVMQLRELLDKMIMLDSSQRLSVTDCLKHPFILEELEKDASKKH; this is translated from the exons ATGAAATCCAAATCTCGGAGGTCCAAATATTCAGATCATAAATATCATCAGGTGGAATCTAAAACACCTCCATTACCCACAAGAA AGtcaaaagaaaattctaataAATCCATTATAAGTACCAAAAGAAAACCGCATCATGAATCTTCACCAGAATTAGAAAATACCCATGTGGAATCAGAAGATGAAGAAACAATAATAGAACAGAGACGGCAACAACGCAAACAACTCTTAGCAAAATTAAGTGTGACAAATGATAGAAGCAGCACTAGTGACaatgaagttattaaaaatgacaCAAGTACTGAAGACAAACAAAAGACTATTAAAGGTATccaaataaacgaaaataatgtGTCAAAACAAGTTACTGATATGTTTTCTGAAAAGGATGAATTTGAATCAAATGGTACAAACAATAATGTTAATCGTAGCAACAAtgaatctaatttaaatttaactgacAACTGGGATGATTCAGATGGATACTACAACATAAGAATTGGAGATGTCATCAACAACAGATATACAATCAAGAACATTTTGGGACAGGGTGTGTTTGCTAATGTTGTCAGAGCACAAGATAACATTGAAGGTAATGACTATGTAGCCATAAAAATTGTCAGGAATAATGATTTAATGTACAGAACAAGCCTTAAAGAAATAGCTATTTTAAAAGAACTTAAATTAGCAGATCCAGATAATAAGTACCACTGTGTTCAGTTTTTTGGCCATTTTATGCACAAAGGTCATCTTTGTTTGTTGTTGGAATCCCTCCACATGGATTTGAGAGCAGTGATTAAGAAGTATGGCAAACATCATGGCATTAACATGAAAGCATTAATGAGTTACAGCAGACAACTGTTACTGGCATTGAGACTTTTGAAGAAAATTGGTATAATTCATGCAGATATCAAACCAGATAACATTTTAgtcaatgaaaagaaaaatgtcctTAAACTGTGTGACTTTGGTTCAGCTACAAAAATTGATGACAATGAACCCACTCCTTACCTAGTGTCGCGTTTCTACCGAGCACCAGAAATCATCCTCGGTATACCGTACAAACACGGCGTCGATGTATGGTCCGCTGCCTGTACCATTTTCGAAATGGCCACTGGGAAAATATTATTCACTGGAAGctctaataataaaatgctgAAGTGCTTTATGGATGTGAAGGGCAAGTTTTCTAGCAAGCTTATCAGAAGAGGTAAATTCAAAGATCAGCATTtcaactacaataataatttcctCCTAC AAAAAGACGAATTTACCGGCAGAGAAAAGGTTGTTGAATTAAGCAATATTAATGTTAGTAGAGATCTCCTTTATGAACTGAAGAAATCTTATAAGAATGTAACTGTCCATGAAGAGAAAAAGGTAATGCAACTCAGAGAACTACTTGATAAAATGATAATGCTAGATTCTAGTCAAAGACTATCAGTGACTGATTGCTTAAAGCATCCTTTCATTTTAGAAGAATTAGAAAAAGATGCAAGTAAAAAAcactaa